In Synechococcus sp. PCC 6312, one genomic interval encodes:
- a CDS encoding DUF6876 family protein, with amino-acid sequence MVETIEKEKQKACEELKKELGQFHGTTQWYRFGKGMLLTDGTKALGDAEPGHYWLLTLIASYQGYPKLKKLDFQVWTLKRDGTKAVVTCQEDTGKPNLVKQSIPFTDTPLDELKLFVCKDGNQRVILLPSEY; translated from the coding sequence ATGGTCGAAACAATAGAAAAAGAAAAACAAAAGGCTTGCGAGGAACTGAAAAAAGAACTCGGACAATTTCACGGAACAACTCAATGGTATCGCTTCGGGAAAGGGATGTTACTCACCGATGGTACAAAAGCATTGGGCGATGCCGAACCTGGCCACTACTGGCTGCTAACGCTAATCGCCAGTTACCAGGGATACCCGAAGTTGAAAAAGCTAGACTTCCAAGTTTGGACATTAAAACGGGATGGAACGAAGGCGGTTGTAACCTGTCAAGAAGATACAGGGAAGCCAAACCTCGTAAAACAATCCATTCCTTTTACTGATACACCACTGGACGAATTAAAACTGTTCGTGTGCAAAGACGGTAATCAACGGGTTATTTTACTCCCAAGCGAATATTAA